The genomic interval TTCCTCCCGGTACGATTCCTCATCCCACTTCCCCCGAGTCGGAGACGGTGTCAACTGTGGAGCTGTTGTCGTGACCGCGCCCAATGACGGAAGCAAGCCGCAGATTCGGCAGGACGTGCCCACCCCGGCACGGATGTACGACTACTGCCTCGGCGGGAAGGACAACTTCCCGGTCGACCGGGCGGCCGTACTGGCCGTACACAAGCAGTTTCCGGAGGGTGTGACCGAGGCCCGGAACAACCGGCTCTTCCTCTACCGGTTGGTGCGCTTCCTGGCCCGCGACGCCGGGATCCGGCAGTTCCTGGACATGGGCAGCGGACTGCCGACCCAGGCCAACGTGCACCAGGTGGCCCAGGAGTTCCAGCCGGACGCCCACGTCGTCTACGTCGACAACGACCCGATCGTGCTGGCCCACGGGCGGGCGCTGCTCGCCGACGACCGCACCACCACCGTGATCGCGGCGGACATGACCGACTCGGAGCGGATCCTCGGTGACCCGGAGACGCGGAAACTGATCGACTTCTCCCAGCCGGCCGCGGCGCTGTTCCTCTCCATCGGCCACTCCATCGTCGACGACGCGTCGCTGCGAGACATGCTCGTCACCGTGTGGGGCGCGCTCGCCTCCGGCAGCTACCTGGCGTTTTCCCAGGTGTGCGGGGTGGACCAGGCCACGGTGGACGAGGGCAACGAGATGACCAAGCGACTCGGCCTGGCCTGGCGCAACCGCACCACCGACCAGGTCGTCGAGCTGATGAGTGGCCTGACCGGCGCGGAACCGGTGGAGCCGGGCCTGGTGAAGGTCGTCGACTGGCGTCCCGACCCCGACCAGCCGCTGCTGGCACACGTCGACGAGCCGCTACGTCCGTACCTGGAATCGCCGCCGGAGAACCAGCGCTCCATGGAGTGCGGCATCGTGTTCCGCAAGCCCTGAGCCGGCGGAGCAGCCACCACCTCTCTGGGCGAGGTGCCACAGAGTCACCAAGGTGACTCTGTGGCACCTCCGCGGATCGGTACATCGGTGCGCGGAGCTGCTACCGGGAGTTCCGGCGACGGCGGTTGTCGCGACCGCGGTCAGCGGCGGCCCCGCCGCTCGGGGACCGCCCGCCGGATGGCCGACCGGATCTGCGCGACGGTGTCCGACGGACCGAACTCGTGCCGCAGCTCCAGCAGATAGCCGGCGGGGTGGCCGGCGAGGACCTGCCTCCGCTGGTCGAAGGCGCTGCCCACCGCGCCGACGAGGCATCCCGCGACCACACCCGCGCTGGTCACGACCGGCGGCAGGTGGACGGCATTGGCCAGCACACCCAACGCCGCCGGCGGGGCGAGCGTCTGGAGACTGAGGACGGCCCGGACCGGCGCCAGGCCGAGCCGGCCGAGCGTACGTTCCATCTCCGCGAGCGGGTGGGCGATCCGGCTCTGCACGTGGTTACGCAGCTTGGCCGCACGCACCTCCGGATCCCGGACGGCACTGATCGCCACGAAGTCCGGGCTGAGCGAGTCGAGGAATTCGCGGTACTGCAGCAGCTGCGGCAGCAACCGCCGTCGCGCCTCGATGATCCGCTCGACCGGAATCTCCGCCAGGTCGCGCGGGAGGACCGTCTCCAGCGCCAGCACCGCGAACGCGTGGCTGTAGTCCGTCGGATCCTCGGACACCACCCCGATCTCCTCGTCGAGGAGGATCCGCGCCATCGCCTCGATCGTCCAGCCGGAGGTGGCCGCGGTGGCCAACGGCTGGTCGGTGATCGGCGTCATCCCGTTCTCCCGGGCGATGACGTCGGCGAGGATCGCCAGGTAGACCCCGGCCAGCCGGTGGTGCATCGCCAGGTCGTCGAGGGAGAGCACCCTGCCGTCCGAGGCGCGACGCCACTGGTAGCTGCGGGACACCAGCAACCCGTCGTCCGCCAACCGCTGCGTCAGCGCGTACGACATCTTGCCCGGATGGATCTCCTGGAGTCGGGGATCGAGCGGCAGGGGCTCGTCGTACACGTGCCAGGTACGCAGCGATTCGACGCCGAGTGCCTCGGCGCCGTACCGGGGCGTCAGCTCGTCCCGGTACCGGTCGAGGAAGTCGAAGAACAGCGCGTCGACCTGGTTCGCGGTGTCCACCGGCCGGTCCCGGGCCTCGTCGTAGAAACGGTCGACTCGTCGGAGCAGGTCGCTGTCCACCCAGGAACGGTCACGCCAGCCGGGCGGTACGTCGATGACGAAGTTCAACTCGTCCCGGAGCCGCTTCACCGTGTCGGAGTCGTGCAGGGCCTGGTAGTCGTCCGGGCGGATCCGGCCGAGCTGGGGCCAGTGCAGGGCGGCCGCCTTCACCCAGGCGTCCCCGGGAAGGTTGACGTACGGAAAATAGAGGGCGACGTCGCTCATGGGTACCAGAATGCCTGCTCTCAGATCTGGTACGGCACGTCCAGGAGCTGGTCGTCGGTGACCTCGACCGCCGGTGCCCAGGACTCGTAGACCCCGCGCTCGTAGCACTGCGCGCCGAGCGCCGCCACGTTGTCCGGGTCCGGCCGGCAGAGCCGTACCCGCAGCCAGCCGCCCTCCTCGCGCAGCACCAGGCAACGGGTGTCGCGCCAGTTGACGTACCGGGCCCGGCGGGTGAGCGTCTCCACCGGATAGCGGGCCGCCCGGGTCATCGCGAGTACCCGGAACTCACCGGGCGGGTCGGCGACCGCCTCGTGCTCCTGCCCCCGGTAACCGCCGATCAGCAGGGTGGACCGGATCGCGTCGCTGGTCGAGACGTACTCCTGGTCGGGTGAGACCCCGGGCACCGAGGCCAGCAGGTGCCGCCAGCGCGGCCCGGCCATCCGCAGCCAGCCGCGCTGTTCCGGCTGGTAGGTGTAGAGCACCACCTCGTCCCCGTCCGAGGTGTGCGCCAGCAGGGCGGCGTTCGCCGGCAGCGGCAGGTCGGCGAAGTCCCGGGTGACGAACTCCGGGATCAGGTGCCGCCCGCTCGGGGTGAACCCGGTGCCGAGCACCGGCGGCCCGATCCGGTCGTGCGGCGGCATCGTGATCAGACCCTGGTGTCCGGCGGCGAGTGGCGCGACGTAGTCGACCGGATCGGTGGCCCGCCAGCGCAGCAGGTACGCGACCTCGGGCACCGCCCGCCCCGCCTCCGAGTCGGTACGCAGCAGCATCTGGTCGGCCGGGGTACGCAGGTGCGCCACGTCGTACTCGCGGTAGCAGAAGCCGTACGGCAGCCAGCCGCGCAGCAGAAAGCCGGCGAACTGCGCGGCGGAGAGCGCCTTGACCATCTGACTGCCGCGCCGCACGGTCGCCGACTCGCGTACCGAGACCAGCACCGGGTCCTCGGCGGCGGTCGGGCTCTGGCTGAGGCCGTGGATGTCGGTCCAGCCCCAGACCCGGTGCAGTGGTGCGCTCAGCGGGCTGTCCGGCACGCCGAGACCGTTCGCCCGCGCACCGCCCGGACCGCCACCGCCACCAGCACCAGCACCAGCACCGCCGGCCGTCCGGGCGCTCGGCAGGAGCCCGACCTCGCTGGCGTGGGCGTACCGGTGGTAGGGGTAGCGGGCGTCGGGGCGACGGTCCCGCTCGAACCCGGGCGCCGGTTCGGTGCTGAACAGCTCGTACGCGGCACCCCGGGCGAGTTCCTCGGCCGGGTGCACGGCCTCGCCGTACCGGACCCGGAGTCCGGCCGGCGTCTCGGGCACCGCACCGACCGGTGGGGACACGCTCACCGCGCCGACGCTAAGACCGGTCGGCGCCCGTCCGGTGAACATCCGGTTACCGGCCGGGGTGGCCGGGGCGCTCCGGACGCGATCTGGCGATTCGGCTGGTCGCCGGCGCCGGTTCGGTCGGGTACCGGCCGCCGGTTCGGCCGACACCGGCCGATGTGTGATGCTGGCGGCGATGACAGAGCAGCAGCCGACCGAGAGCCGCCGGGCGCGGGCCGCCCGCCGGGCGGGGGAGTTTCCACCGGTACCGGAGCCACTGCCGATCCCGGTGATCGACAGCCACACCCACCTCGACATCACCCTCGCCGAGGCGGCCACCCCGCCGTGGAACGGCCGGTTGGACGACCCGGTGGCGGCGGCCGTGTCGGTGGCGGCCGGGGTCGGGGTGGACCGGCTGGTGCAGGTCGGCGTCGACGTGGCGTCGTCCCGGTGGGGTGCCGAGCTGGCCCGGCGGCAGCCGGCGGTGCTGGCCACGGTGGCGCTGCACCCGAACGAGGCGCCCCGGCTGACCGATCTCGACGAGGCGCTGCGCGAGATCGAGTCGCTCGCCGCCGAGGACCGGGTACGCGGGATCGGCGAGACCGGGATGGACTTCTTCCGTACCGGGGACGAGGGGCGGGCGGCCCAGGAGGCGAGCTTCCGGGCACACATCGCGATCGCCAAGCGGTACGCCAAGCCGCTGGTGATCCACGACCGGGACGCGCACGCCGACGTGCTGCGGATCCTCGACTCCGAGGGCGCCCCCGACACGGTGGTGCTGCACTGCTTTTCCGGGGACGTCGAGTTCGCCGCCGAGTGTGTCCGGCGCGGCTACCTGCTGAGTTTCGCCGGTACGGTCACCTTCGGCAACGCCGCCGGGCTGCGCGAGGCGGCCCGGGTCACCCCGCCGGACCAGATCCTGGTGGAGACCGACGCCCCCTACCTGACCCCGATGCCGCACCGGGGGCGGCCGAACGCGTCGTACCTGATTCCGCTGACCGTCCGGTCGCTGGCCGAGACGACCGGCGCCGACCTCGACGAACTCTGCGCGGCGATCTCCGCCACCGGCGACCGGGTCTTCGGCCCCTGGTGACCGCGCGGCTCAGCCCGACGGCCGGCGGCTCCGCGTGGCGCGGCCGTTGCCGGACGGTGTCCCGCCGCCCGGCCCGGCCGGTGCCGGGACGCCACCCATGCCCTCGGCGGCGAGTCGCCGGGCGGCCCACGGGGTGATCACGAAGCCGCGCTTGACGGTGAGCAGCTGCACCCCGGCCGTCCACGCCTGGATGCCGTCGATCCCGCCGAGGGTCTTGGTGGTGAACTCGAAGACGTCGGCGTGGGTCGGCAGGATCACCTCGCACATCAGCGACTCCTGGCCGAGTGTCGCGGCGACGTAGCGGACGCCGCGCAGCGCGGCCAGCTCCCGGGCCACCCCGTCGAGCCGGGACGGCGCCACCGAGAGCCAGAAGAAGATCTCCGCCTCGAAGCCGAGCGCCGTCGCCGGAACCAGCGTGATCACCTGTACGCAGCCGGCGTTGTACAGCGACTCGAACCGCCGCCGGACGGTGCTCTCGCTGACCCCGAGGCCGCCGGCCACGGCCTGGAAGCTGTTCCGGCCGTCCTCGCGGAGCGCCGCGATGATCAGCTCGTCGAGTTCGTCGAGGTGTGCCGGCGGGCAGTCGTGCACCGGCGGCGGGGCGACGAGCTGGGGCTCGGTGCCGAGCAGGTGCCGGGACCACTCGTGGGTCGACTTGTAGGTGTGCAGGTTCAGGTCGGCGACGCTGCCCTGCACGCCGGGGATCTTCTGCAAGCCGTTGAGCAGCACGCTGTGCAGGCTGGTCCCCTTCGGCACCAGTACCTCGGCCACCAGGTCGTAGACCCCGGTCACCAGGGCGACGAAGCGGATCTCCGGCATCGCGGCCAGCGCCTGCGCGGCGGCGAGCTGGCTCCCGGCCGCGCAGCGGATCCGCACGATGAGCAGGTCGGCCGGGCCGCCGCCGGGCTGCGGCGCGGCGGCGACCTTGACCAGCCCGTCGGCGAAGAGCTGCTGGGCTCGGCGGGCCACGGTGGTGACCGAGGTACCGGTGAGCTGGGCGATCTCCGTCCAGCTCGCCCGGCCGTTGACCTGGAGCGCGGCGACGATGCGCCGGTCGGTCGGATCGAGGTCGTAGGTCTCGCCCGGGATCATGCCTGGCGCGCCGGTATCCCGGCCAGGAACTCCCGGACGACCTGCTGGAACCGCTCCGCCTCCTCCAACTGCGGGGAGTGCCCGGAGTGCTCGAAGACCACCAGTTTCGCGTCCGGGATCAGTCGGGCGATGGTTTCGCTGCACTCCACCGGCGTGATCCAGTCATGTCGACCCACGGTGACCAGGGTCGGGCAGGAGATCCCCGGGAGCAATGACTTGATGTCGTAATTCGGCTGGTTGACGGCGAATGCGAAGTTGTGCGTGGCGTACCGGTACGGAGTGTTTTCCACCCGTTGCCGTACCTTGTCCCAATCCAGCTCGTGGTCGTAGAGCGGCAGGATCTCCGCCCAGCAGTCCCGCAGGTCCTCGTCGTCCCGAACCGTGCCGGACATGATCCGGTCCAACTTCACCCGGTCGATCTCCACCCGCGCCGAGTCGAGCGCGTTGCGCAGCGCCAACTCCTGGTTGGCGTTGTCGGCGGCGGTGTCCCGGAGCACCAGCGCGGCCACCCGCTCCGGATAGCGGATCGCGTACTCCATCGAGATGAAGCCGCCGTACGAGCCGCCGGCCATCACGATCCGCTCCGCGCCGATCCACTCCCGCAGCCCGTCCACGTCGGCCGCCCACTGCTCGTGGGTGAACGGCCCGTTCCCCTCGCTCGCCCCGGAACCCCGGGCGTCGAAGACCAGCACCCGGTACTCGTCGGCGAAGGCCGCGAACGACGCCCTCGGCTCGGCCATCGAACCCAACCCCGGCGCGCCGTGATGCACGATCATCACCGGCTTCTCCGGCGCGTCGCCCGGCGCGTCGTCGCCGAGCACCAGCACGTTGAGCCGGTTGCCATTGATCTCCACCATCGTCGGTTCGCTGGTCACGCTCATGCTCACGCTCATGCTCCGATCACGATCTCGGCTAGGTCCCGGGGATAGCTGGTGAGCCGGCGCGGCCCGTCGTCGGTCACCAGTACGGTGTCCGAGATCCGGTAGCCGGCGTGTCCGGGCACGTACACCCCGGGTTCGCTGGAGAGCACCATGCCGGGCGCCAGCACCGTGTCGTCGCCGTCGGCCACCCAGGGCGGCTCGTGGAAGCCGAGCCCGATCCCGTGCCCCTGCCGGTGTCGCAGGTATTCGCCGAGCCCGGCCCGACGGATCACGTCCAGGCAGGCCCGGTTGGCGTCCACGCAGCGGACCCCCGGGCGCAGCGCCTCGGTGCCGACCTGCTGCGCCTCCCGCACCACCTCGTAGTAGCGGCGCTGCTCGGCGGTCGGCTCGCCGAGCAGGAAGGTCCGCTCGCTCTCCACGAACCGGCCACCGACCGCACAGCCGAGCGAGAGCATGAACGGCTCGCCGTGCCGCAGCCGGTCCCCGCCGGGCAGCCGGTGCGGCTGGGCCGAGTTCGGGCCGCCGTACACCAGGCCGCCGGTCAGCATCGGCACCACCACGACGTCGTCGTGCTCGGCGTACATCTTCGCCGCGCCGTACCGGGTGACGTGCCCGGCCAACTCCGTCTCGGTCGGCAGCTCGCCGCCGCCGGCCAGCGCGTCGGCGACCAGGCGGACCCCCTCGGCGAGCATCGCGTCGGCGATCCGGGCCGCCTCGGCGTGCAGCGCGATCTCCTCCGGCGTCTTGCGCAGCCGCAGCGTCCCGACCAGGTCGGTCGGCTCCCAGGCGGTGCCGGGGAAGGCGCGGCCGAGCCCGGCGACCCGGGCGACCGAGGTGGACGGGGCGTAGCCGGCCCGGACCGGCGGCACCGGCACCGCGTCCCGGAGCACCGCCCACGGGCTCCGCTCGCCGGGGAACTCCGGATAGACCACCAGGTCGGCAGCGGCCCGCTGGTCGACCGCGTACTCCCGCTCCAGGTCCGGGACCAGCAACAGCACGGCGCCGTCCCGGGCCAGATAGGCGGCGACCGGGCGCTCGTTGGGAAAGTGCGAGAAACCCGTCAGGTACGCCACGTCGAGCGGATCGTCCAGCAGCAGCGCGTCCAGCCCGGCCCGGTCCAGTTCGGCCCGGACCCGTTCGTGCAGCGCGGAGTAGCAGGAAGCAGCCAGTCGCACCGGCTCGTCACCTCGTCCTCGGATTGCGGGCGTCGTTGTACGCCACGGCGAGCAGGGTGGTCGCCACCACCAGCAGCAGGATGGCCAGCGACGGAAAGAGCGTGGTCCACCAGGCGGTGGCCAGCGAGCCGGAGCGCTGCGCCTGGTGCAGGATCGTCCCCCAGGACCAGCTGTTCGGGTCGCCGAGCCCGAGGAACGAGAGCCCCGCCTCGGAGAGCACCGCCCGGGAGGTGGTCAGCACCACCGAGACCGCGACCACCGGCGCGACGCCGGGGAGTACGTGCCTGCGGATGATCCAGAGGTGCGAGCCGCCGATCACGTGCGCCGCCGAGACGTACGGCATCGGCACCACGGCCAGCCCCTGCGAGCGGACCACCCGGGCCACCTCGGGCCAGCTGAAGACCGCGATCACCACCACCAGGGTCGGCACGCTCGGCCCGGCCAGCGCGGCGACCAGGATCATCAGCGGCAGTACCGGCAGCGAGAGCGAGACGTCGACGATCACTCCGAGTACGAGGTCGGCCGGCCGGAAGTACGCCGCGGCGACCCCGACCAGTACCCCGATCACGATCGCCAGCAGGCTGGCCGCCAAACCGACCACGATGCTGACCCGGGTGCCCCAGACCACCTGGGCGAAGACGTCCCGCCCCAGGTCGTCGGTGCCGAACCAGTGCCCGGCACCGGGGCCGGCGAGCACCTCTTCGCCGTACCCGCTGGGGTAGTCGGCGATCAGCGGCGCGGCCAGCGCGACCAGGCCGAGCAGCAGCAGGATGCCGGCGCTGACCAGGCCGAGCGGGTTGCGCCGGAACGACTGCCAGGTCTGCCGGGCCACCGACTCGGACGGCGGCAACCCACCGGCGGTCGGGGTCGCGGTCGCGGCCGGCGGTGGCGCGTCACCCGGCGGCGGCATCAGGGCATCGGTCGCGGTCACGCCGTCCTCACCCTCGGGTCGAGCAGTCCGTAGGCGAGGTCGGTGAGCAGGTTCGCGGCGATCACCGCGAAGGCGAGCATCAGGAACGCGCCCTGCAACACCGGGAAGTCGAG from Plantactinospora sp. BC1 carries:
- a CDS encoding SAM-dependent methyltransferase, whose product is MTAPNDGSKPQIRQDVPTPARMYDYCLGGKDNFPVDRAAVLAVHKQFPEGVTEARNNRLFLYRLVRFLARDAGIRQFLDMGSGLPTQANVHQVAQEFQPDAHVVYVDNDPIVLAHGRALLADDRTTTVIAADMTDSERILGDPETRKLIDFSQPAAALFLSIGHSIVDDASLRDMLVTVWGALASGSYLAFSQVCGVDQATVDEGNEMTKRLGLAWRNRTTDQVVELMSGLTGAEPVEPGLVKVVDWRPDPDQPLLAHVDEPLRPYLESPPENQRSMECGIVFRKP
- a CDS encoding DUF6236 family protein, whose product is MSDVALYFPYVNLPGDAWVKAAALHWPQLGRIRPDDYQALHDSDTVKRLRDELNFVIDVPPGWRDRSWVDSDLLRRVDRFYDEARDRPVDTANQVDALFFDFLDRYRDELTPRYGAEALGVESLRTWHVYDEPLPLDPRLQEIHPGKMSYALTQRLADDGLLVSRSYQWRRASDGRVLSLDDLAMHHRLAGVYLAILADVIARENGMTPITDQPLATAATSGWTIEAMARILLDEEIGVVSEDPTDYSHAFAVLALETVLPRDLAEIPVERIIEARRRLLPQLLQYREFLDSLSPDFVAISAVRDPEVRAAKLRNHVQSRIAHPLAEMERTLGRLGLAPVRAVLSLQTLAPPAALGVLANAVHLPPVVTSAGVVAGCLVGAVGSAFDQRRQVLAGHPAGYLLELRHEFGPSDTVAQIRSAIRRAVPERRGRR
- a CDS encoding TatD family hydrolase, whose protein sequence is MLAAMTEQQPTESRRARAARRAGEFPPVPEPLPIPVIDSHTHLDITLAEAATPPWNGRLDDPVAAAVSVAAGVGVDRLVQVGVDVASSRWGAELARRQPAVLATVALHPNEAPRLTDLDEALREIESLAAEDRVRGIGETGMDFFRTGDEGRAAQEASFRAHIAIAKRYAKPLVIHDRDAHADVLRILDSEGAPDTVVLHCFSGDVEFAAECVRRGYLLSFAGTVTFGNAAGLREAARVTPPDQILVETDAPYLTPMPHRGRPNASYLIPLTVRSLAETTGADLDELCAAISATGDRVFGPW
- a CDS encoding Lrp/AsnC family transcriptional regulator, whose product is MIPGETYDLDPTDRRIVAALQVNGRASWTEIAQLTGTSVTTVARRAQQLFADGLVKVAAAPQPGGGPADLLIVRIRCAAGSQLAAAQALAAMPEIRFVALVTGVYDLVAEVLVPKGTSLHSVLLNGLQKIPGVQGSVADLNLHTYKSTHEWSRHLLGTEPQLVAPPPVHDCPPAHLDELDELIIAALREDGRNSFQAVAGGLGVSESTVRRRFESLYNAGCVQVITLVPATALGFEAEIFFWLSVAPSRLDGVARELAALRGVRYVAATLGQESLMCEVILPTHADVFEFTTKTLGGIDGIQAWTAGVQLLTVKRGFVITPWAARRLAAEGMGGVPAPAGPGGGTPSGNGRATRSRRPSG
- a CDS encoding alpha/beta fold hydrolase, whose translation is MSVSMSVTSEPTMVEINGNRLNVLVLGDDAPGDAPEKPVMIVHHGAPGLGSMAEPRASFAAFADEYRVLVFDARGSGASEGNGPFTHEQWAADVDGLREWIGAERIVMAGGSYGGFISMEYAIRYPERVAALVLRDTAADNANQELALRNALDSARVEIDRVKLDRIMSGTVRDDEDLRDCWAEILPLYDHELDWDKVRQRVENTPYRYATHNFAFAVNQPNYDIKSLLPGISCPTLVTVGRHDWITPVECSETIARLIPDAKLVVFEHSGHSPQLEEAERFQQVVREFLAGIPARQA
- a CDS encoding Xaa-Pro peptidase family protein, with the protein product MRLAASCYSALHERVRAELDRAGLDALLLDDPLDVAYLTGFSHFPNERPVAAYLARDGAVLLLVPDLEREYAVDQRAAADLVVYPEFPGERSPWAVLRDAVPVPPVRAGYAPSTSVARVAGLGRAFPGTAWEPTDLVGTLRLRKTPEEIALHAEAARIADAMLAEGVRLVADALAGGGELPTETELAGHVTRYGAAKMYAEHDDVVVVPMLTGGLVYGGPNSAQPHRLPGGDRLRHGEPFMLSLGCAVGGRFVESERTFLLGEPTAEQRRYYEVVREAQQVGTEALRPGVRCVDANRACLDVIRRAGLGEYLRHRQGHGIGLGFHEPPWVADGDDTVLAPGMVLSSEPGVYVPGHAGYRISDTVLVTDDGPRRLTSYPRDLAEIVIGA
- a CDS encoding ABC transporter permease, whose translation is MTATDALMPPPGDAPPPAATATPTAGGLPPSESVARQTWQSFRRNPLGLVSAGILLLLGLVALAAPLIADYPSGYGEEVLAGPGAGHWFGTDDLGRDVFAQVVWGTRVSIVVGLAASLLAIVIGVLVGVAAAYFRPADLVLGVIVDVSLSLPVLPLMILVAALAGPSVPTLVVVIAVFSWPEVARVVRSQGLAVVPMPYVSAAHVIGGSHLWIIRRHVLPGVAPVVAVSVVLTTSRAVLSEAGLSFLGLGDPNSWSWGTILHQAQRSGSLATAWWTTLFPSLAILLLVVATTLLAVAYNDARNPRTR